One part of the uncultured Bacteroides sp. genome encodes these proteins:
- a CDS encoding glycoside hydrolase family 65 protein: protein MNRISFLIGAIILCISHVKGQNPWIVEADNIQPDNYYGVTVANGMLGLVSSPQPLKVSNVILAGSYDIYGRGRVSNFLNGFNMLNMQLSINGNSVNSNNIIQFKQVLDMKQGIQTSSFMFKDEAKVEYSYLAIRQLPFSAMLDVTITPLKDITITAANILETPEAFRDSKNFYNQINRKHVSIALLTSSAYSPTGKLNICASSSFIFPEKRGEEPQIIHSTPNCNNHSMKFTKELKAGVKYHFSLVGSTITSAYHPDPLNEVERLTIFARLEGNDRLLNKHREAWNKLWESDIVIEGDPVAQQDIHNMMYHLYSFVREGSALSISPMGLSGLGYNGHIFWDADTWMFPALLLLHPEMARSFVDYRFYRLEAAKKNAFEHGFRGAMYPWESSDSGFEETPVWALSGTFEHHISGCVALAAWNYYLVTKDKEWLKEKGFPIIRATADFWLDRVEKNEQGKYEIRNVVAADEWAENVDNDAFTNGVAQINLEVAANAAGILQEKVKSLWLEVAKNLMIHTFENGVTKEHKTYNGEGIKQADVNLLAYPLGIIQSPSQIKKDLEYYEVRVPEKDTPAMTQAIFSLLYARLGDKEKAYHFFKDAYVPNLNPPFRVIAETKGGTNPYFITGAGGILQTVMMGFGGLEITPAGIVQKKGLLPGHWKSLTIKGVGLEKKTFIVK, encoded by the coding sequence ATGAATAGAATAAGTTTTTTAATCGGTGCTATAATACTATGCATTTCGCATGTGAAAGGGCAGAATCCATGGATAGTTGAAGCAGATAACATACAGCCGGATAATTATTACGGAGTTACTGTGGCCAATGGTATGCTTGGATTGGTATCTTCTCCACAGCCATTAAAGGTTTCAAATGTTATACTAGCAGGTAGTTATGATATATATGGACGTGGAAGAGTCAGTAACTTTCTGAATGGATTCAATATGCTCAATATGCAATTGTCTATAAATGGAAATAGCGTGAATAGCAATAACATAATTCAGTTTAAACAAGTACTGGATATGAAACAGGGAATTCAGACTTCTTCCTTTATGTTCAAAGATGAAGCAAAAGTTGAATATTCATATCTGGCTATAAGACAACTTCCTTTTTCGGCTATGCTGGATGTTACGATTACTCCATTGAAAGATATTACTATTACTGCTGCTAATATACTTGAAACACCAGAGGCTTTTCGGGATTCGAAGAATTTCTATAATCAGATTAATCGCAAACATGTAAGTATAGCCTTGCTTACATCTTCAGCCTATAGTCCTACAGGGAAGTTGAATATATGTGCTTCATCGTCCTTTATTTTTCCGGAAAAAAGGGGAGAAGAACCACAAATAATTCATTCTACACCTAATTGTAACAATCATTCCATGAAGTTTACCAAAGAGCTTAAGGCTGGTGTAAAATATCATTTTTCACTAGTGGGTTCAACTATTACTTCGGCTTATCATCCGGATCCATTGAATGAAGTTGAACGACTTACAATCTTTGCTCGCCTGGAAGGTAATGACCGATTGTTGAATAAGCATCGGGAAGCGTGGAATAAACTTTGGGAAAGTGATATTGTAATTGAGGGAGATCCGGTAGCTCAACAGGATATTCACAATATGATGTATCATCTCTATTCTTTTGTTAGAGAGGGATCGGCTCTTTCTATTTCTCCGATGGGATTGTCGGGTTTAGGATATAACGGACATATTTTCTGGGATGCAGATACATGGATGTTTCCTGCTTTGTTATTACTTCATCCGGAAATGGCCCGTTCTTTTGTTGATTATCGTTTTTATAGACTGGAGGCTGCTAAGAAGAATGCATTCGAGCACGGATTCCGTGGAGCTATGTATCCTTGGGAAAGTTCAGATTCCGGCTTTGAAGAGACTCCGGTCTGGGCTCTTTCCGGAACATTTGAACATCATATTTCCGGATGTGTGGCTTTGGCTGCATGGAATTACTATCTGGTAACAAAGGATAAAGAATGGCTAAAAGAAAAGGGATTCCCAATTATCAGAGCTACAGCAGATTTTTGGCTGGATCGTGTAGAGAAGAACGAGCAGGGTAAATATGAAATCCGTAATGTTGTAGCAGCAGATGAATGGGCCGAAAATGTGGATAATGATGCATTTACAAATGGAGTGGCGCAAATAAATCTTGAAGTCGCTGCCAATGCAGCTGGTATTCTCCAGGAAAAAGTCAAGAGTCTGTGGCTGGAAGTCGCAAAAAATCTGATGATTCATACGTTTGAAAATGGAGTAACAAAAGAGCATAAAACTTATAATGGAGAAGGTATAAAACAGGCAGATGTGAACTTACTTGCTTATCCGTTGGGAATTATTCAGTCACCGTCACAAATTAAAAAGGATTTAGAATACTATGAAGTGCGTGTACCCGAAAAGGATACTCCGGCAATGACGCAGGCTATTTTCTCTCTTCTTTATGCAAGATTAGGTGATAAAGAGAAGGCTTACCACTTCTTTAAGGATGCTTATGTTCCGAATCTGAATCCTCCTTTCCGTGTAATTGCTGAAACTAAAGGAGGAACTAATCCTTATTTCATTACTGGAGCAGGAGGAATTCTGCAAACTGTTATGATGGGATTTGGCGGTTTAGAGATTACTCCTGCAGGTATTGTTCAGAAGAAAGGTTTATTGCCTGGCCATTGGAAATCATTGACAATCAAAGGTGTTGGATTGGAGAAAAAGACTTTTATTGTAAAATAA
- a CDS encoding alpha-amylase family glycosyl hydrolase: MIRRTKSIISIFLLLSSFATVQAASFKPLPQWMKTAVFYQIYPQSFKDTNGDGIGDIQGIIEKLDYVKWLGCNVIWLNPCFESAFQDAGYDVIDFYKVAHRYGTNNDLKRLFDEAHKRKMKVCLDLVAGHTSIESSWFKASQKNEKNPYSDRYIWTNDSTIKPEKFVSGKFERNGTYMKNFFDCQPALNYGYGQPDPKCPWEEPVTAEGPQSTRKELMNIMDYWMEMGCDGFRVDMAGSLVKKDPDLKETTNLWAEIRTHFQDKFPKGILLAEWGKPQQAIKVGFMMDFIIHLRNSGYDTMFFNKTGTYRRDTCYFDIKGNGSPDFFIKNLTTQLSAAGDDGYICVPTANHDFQRPCCGERSTVPQLKTVMTFLITLPGIPLVYYGDEIGMRFIDGLPNKEGSLLTKGNRAGSRTPMQWDSSDNAGFSSGSSSSLYLPLDSSASRPTVEQEKKNPSSLLLFTKELIALRGKYAALGNRGEIKFLQSKENQYPLIYERRLGKEAFIIVINPSGKDVSVSLDYDRTVQKVFPVLNSSKHKMIDYKNKQLKILAEPLSYGIYQIY; the protein is encoded by the coding sequence ATGATAAGAAGAACAAAATCGATAATAAGTATTTTTCTTTTGTTAAGCAGTTTTGCAACTGTTCAGGCTGCAAGTTTTAAACCTCTTCCTCAATGGATGAAAACGGCCGTGTTTTATCAGATTTATCCTCAGAGCTTTAAAGATACCAATGGAGACGGAATAGGGGATATTCAAGGGATTATTGAAAAGCTTGATTATGTAAAGTGGCTTGGTTGTAATGTTATCTGGCTTAATCCATGCTTTGAATCGGCTTTTCAGGATGCAGGATATGATGTGATTGATTTCTACAAAGTTGCTCATCGATATGGAACGAACAATGATTTGAAACGTCTGTTTGATGAAGCTCATAAACGTAAAATGAAGGTTTGCCTTGATTTAGTGGCTGGACATACTTCTATTGAATCATCCTGGTTCAAGGCTTCTCAGAAGAATGAAAAGAATCCTTATTCTGATCGTTATATATGGACAAATGATTCTACTATTAAACCGGAAAAGTTTGTATCTGGCAAGTTTGAAAGAAACGGAACTTATATGAAGAACTTCTTTGATTGCCAACCAGCTTTGAATTACGGATACGGGCAACCAGATCCTAAATGTCCCTGGGAAGAGCCTGTTACGGCAGAAGGACCTCAAAGTACCCGAAAAGAACTGATGAATATTATGGATTACTGGATGGAAATGGGCTGTGATGGATTCAGAGTTGATATGGCCGGTTCATTGGTTAAAAAAGATCCTGATTTAAAAGAAACAACAAATCTTTGGGCTGAGATAAGAACTCATTTCCAGGATAAATTTCCCAAAGGAATACTTCTTGCAGAGTGGGGTAAGCCGCAACAGGCCATAAAGGTTGGATTTATGATGGATTTCATAATTCATTTGAGAAACAGCGGATACGATACGATGTTTTTTAATAAAACAGGGACCTACAGGCGAGATACTTGCTATTTTGATATTAAGGGAAATGGTTCTCCTGATTTCTTTATTAAGAATCTCACTACTCAGCTTAGTGCTGCAGGGGATGATGGATATATTTGTGTACCTACTGCCAACCATGATTTTCAACGTCCTTGTTGCGGCGAAAGGAGCACTGTCCCTCAATTAAAAACTGTGATGACTTTTCTGATTACTTTGCCGGGTATTCCTCTGGTTTATTATGGAGACGAGATTGGAATGCGTTTTATTGATGGATTACCCAATAAGGAAGGAAGTCTGCTGACGAAAGGAAATCGTGCTGGTTCTCGTACTCCTATGCAATGGGATAGTTCAGATAATGCCGGATTTTCATCGGGAAGTAGTAGTTCTCTCTATCTGCCTTTGGATTCTTCTGCAAGTAGACCTACTGTTGAACAGGAAAAAAAGAATCCTTCATCACTTCTTTTATTTACCAAAGAGTTAATTGCATTGCGTGGTAAATATGCAGCACTAGGGAATCGTGGTGAAATAAAATTTTTGCAGTCTAAAGAGAATCAATATCCGTTGATTTATGAACGCAGATTAGGTAAGGAAGCTTTTATAATTGTAATTAATCCGTCAGGAAAGGACGTATCTGTATCTTTGGATTATGACAGAACTGTACAGAAAGTTTTTCCAGTTTTGAATAGTTCAAAACACAAAATGATTGATTATAAAAACAAACAATTGAAAATTTTGGCAGAACCTCTTTCTTATGGAATTTATCAGATATATTAA
- a CDS encoding RagB/SusD family nutrient uptake outer membrane protein, with translation MNERAYEFYWDGPSRRNDLVRFGKYCNSRYQKLETPTYKILLPIPLSALEANPELTQNPGYSEAL, from the coding sequence ATGAATGAAAGAGCTTATGAGTTTTACTGGGATGGTCCTTCACGTCGTAATGATCTTGTCCGTTTTGGCAAATATTGCAATAGTCGCTATCAGAAACTAGAAACACCTACTTATAAAATTCTGTTGCCAATTCCATTGTCGGCTCTTGAAGCTAATCCGGAACTGACTCAGAATCCTGGGTATAGCGAAGCTCTCTAA